The genomic region ATCCCCAGATATAGATTATAGACTGCAACCAGCAATATAATTACACAAGTAGCAGTCCAGAGAAAAGGACACATGGATACAGCCCTCCTAACACTACTGAACTCATAAGGACAGCGAAACAAACCCCGATGGCAACAAATGAATAATAACCAGAAATTTTGGATCGCAATAAGGATTCACAGATCCCATCTGAAGCCCAAACCACCCGCTAACACAACAAGGAAATCTAGTGTATTTTCTAACAAATACAACCAGACACCAATTTTCACATGACCCAGAAATTAAAATGAACTTAACAGTAGAAAGATGgaatgagaagaaaaagaaaaaagaaaaaggaacaaaGTGATGACGTTTACCCAAATTCAATCATCCCCAGTTGGAAATAGAGTAAGAACTTTCCTGCCTTCAGTTGCATTCGCTGATTCCAAGTCCTCTACATAGCCTGGCACTGAATTGTGCAGCGGTGCCCCCATCCTATGAACCGGCTGTGACGACTGCCTCGCCAAGAATGGGTGCTCGAATTGCCCATTTGGTGGCGACCCAAAATGCCCCACCTGCCTGTGATAATGCGGATGGGCTGCCACTGCCGCTGCaatctgctgctgctgctgctggtgatGGTGGTGCTGCTGCAGAGCCACCGGCACAAACGGCAAGAAATGCTCGGAATTGGGCCGGCCCCCAGGGTGCGGGTGCAGGAAATGAGCCGGAACTGGGGAGCTGGCGAACAAATGGTCAGTGGCGGGATCGGCAGAGGCGGCCAAGCCAGCAGCACCCGCGCCGGCAGCCCCGGCAGAACCTCCAGACAAGCCCTGCATCCGCTTGAGATAAAGACGGTACTTCTGCAGATGGCTGGCAACATTCTCGCGGGTGAGGCCGTCGACACTCATGAGCTGCATTATGGTCTTGGGGACGGCGTTCTTGATACCGAGGTGGGCGACAGCGTCGACGAAGCGCTTGTGGAGCTGGGGGGTCCAGACGAGGCGGGGGCGCTTGAGGGTGCGGGCGGGCTCATCGCCGGCGGCACCGGAGCCCAAGTCAGCGGAATCGGCGAAGTCGGCGGAGGAGTTGGGGTGGGTGGGGGTAGCGGGAGGGAGGGAattgggaggaggaggagggggagggggtgtGTGGGGGGGTTGAGGTTGGGGTTGAGATTGGGAATGGGGAGGAGGGGGGTGCTGGTGGGAGATGTCAAAGGCGAGGGCAAGATCAGGAGTGATTAGGGTTTGGGATAAGGGCATGAGTTCGTCGGGAGTAGGCAGCTCTTCCTCCCATCTGGAGAACCAATTGGACTCATCATCTTCCCTCATTATTCAATTCAGATGATTGATCCGATCCCGACAAATCAAAACACAGAGACAGAGTCAGATGTCATGTAAGAGATTCATCCTCCTCCTTGGACCTAGAAGAGACGGACTCACAGCAGCTCGGTTTTGCTACTTTGCTAGTGTCTTCTGGAGGAGACTAAAGGTGATAGAATTGTTGTAAGCTGATTGAGAGAGTGAGGGATTGATTGATGATTCATGCGGTTTGGAGGAGGACGGAGGAGGAGTGAGGAGTGAGGAGTACAGAGAGGTTCGACGTGGATCTTCTTGtctctttgtttcttgttcctcatttttattattatttttatttttatttctattttccGGATTTGGAG from Pyrus communis chromosome 9, drPyrComm1.1, whole genome shotgun sequence harbors:
- the LOC137745200 gene encoding transcription factor MYBC1-like, which produces MREDDESNWFSRWEEELPTPDELMPLSQTLITPDLALAFDISHQHPPPPHSQSQPQPQPPHTPPPPPPPPNSLPPATPTHPNSSADFADSADLGSGAAGDEPARTLKRPRLVWTPQLHKRFVDAVAHLGIKNAVPKTIMQLMSVDGLTRENVASHLQKYRLYLKRMQGLSGGSAGAAGAGAAGLAASADPATDHLFASSPVPAHFLHPHPGGRPNSEHFLPFVPVALQQHHHHQQQQQQIAAAVAAHPHYHRQVGHFGSPPNGQFEHPFLARQSSQPVHRMGAPLHNSVPGYVEDLESANATEGRKVLTLFPTGDD